Proteins co-encoded in one Spirosoma endbachense genomic window:
- a CDS encoding rhomboid family intramembrane serine protease — translation MFSFTPVVRVILILNVLVFFVTNDSVIEQFGLHSFLSEQFNPIQLLTHMFLHGGFGHLFSNMIGLIVFGPMLEQFWGPRRFTFFYFFTGLGAAFLFSGVNYFEMQSVYETVQNYQHSPGFDAFSAFVDQHASSYYDRLVPFIEKFKSYPHDSKNIQDSLAIVNQIFTNQVNEPMVGASGAIFGVIMAFGLLFPNTQLFLLFPPIPIKAKYLVIFYGAYEIYSGVYRAQADNVAHFAHIGGMLFAFILVKYWNSQRKTFY, via the coding sequence ATGTTTTCTTTTACCCCAGTTGTTCGAGTTATACTGATTCTCAACGTATTGGTTTTTTTTGTTACAAATGACAGTGTAATTGAGCAATTTGGGTTGCATTCGTTTCTGTCTGAGCAGTTTAATCCGATTCAGTTGCTTACCCACATGTTTTTACATGGTGGTTTTGGCCATTTGTTTAGTAATATGATTGGGTTAATTGTATTTGGCCCAATGCTTGAACAATTCTGGGGACCGCGTCGGTTTACGTTCTTTTACTTTTTTACGGGGCTGGGAGCCGCATTTTTGTTTTCAGGAGTAAACTATTTTGAGATGCAAAGCGTATATGAAACCGTTCAGAATTACCAGCATAGTCCTGGTTTCGACGCGTTTTCGGCGTTTGTAGATCAACATGCCAGTTCCTATTATGATCGGTTAGTGCCGTTTATTGAGAAATTCAAGAGTTATCCACACGATTCTAAAAATATTCAGGACAGCCTGGCTATTGTGAACCAGATTTTTACGAATCAGGTCAACGAGCCGATGGTAGGTGCATCGGGCGCGATTTTTGGCGTGATTATGGCATTTGGTTTATTGTTTCCGAACACTCAGTTATTTTTATTGTTTCCACCTATACCGATTAAAGCAAAGTACCTCGTTATATTTTACGGGGCCTACGAAATCTACTCCGGCGTCTATCGGGCGCAAGCTGACAACGTAGCCCATTTTGCTCATATTGGCGGCATGTTGTTTGCATTTATATTAGTGAAATACTGGAATTCACAGCGGAAAACTTTTTATTAG
- a CDS encoding rhomboid family intramembrane serine protease: MSGLFDDFRSEFSKPNNTLVQLILVNTVVYLAVVTLYVASHLLSATTIYGLVIDNLAIPASITGFLHRPWTLMTHIFAHEEIFHILFNMLFLYWFGRLIDEYLGSRRLVGLYIMGGIAGGLFYLAMYNLVPYFQNQLAGSQMLGASAAALSVAVGAATLLPNYTFHLLFFGPVRIKYIVFFFVVLSFAQSVGPNAGGNIAHLGGALMGFFYVKLLQNGTDLGRPIYWLVDGWSNLFKPKPAVKVSYRQRSSASAQGSVYASTSTSATAISTPDQDEVDMILDKISRSGYESLTREEKQKLFRASQRN; the protein is encoded by the coding sequence ATGAGCGGGTTGTTCGATGACTTTCGGAGCGAATTCAGCAAGCCCAACAACACGTTGGTGCAATTGATACTGGTCAATACAGTCGTGTATCTGGCCGTGGTCACCTTATATGTAGCGTCGCATTTGCTGAGTGCGACAACTATTTATGGTCTTGTCATTGATAATCTGGCTATTCCGGCCTCGATCACTGGGTTCCTCCATAGGCCCTGGACGTTGATGACCCATATTTTCGCACATGAAGAGATTTTCCATATTCTTTTCAATATGCTGTTTCTATACTGGTTTGGCCGGTTAATCGACGAATATTTAGGTAGCCGTCGGTTAGTAGGGCTGTACATTATGGGGGGCATTGCTGGTGGGCTGTTTTATCTGGCTATGTATAATCTGGTGCCTTATTTTCAGAACCAACTGGCTGGATCACAAATGCTGGGTGCGTCGGCTGCGGCTTTGTCTGTAGCGGTTGGTGCCGCCACCCTGCTGCCTAACTACACATTTCACCTGCTTTTCTTCGGACCTGTCCGGATTAAATATATCGTTTTCTTCTTCGTCGTTTTATCGTTTGCGCAATCGGTAGGACCAAATGCGGGTGGTAATATTGCTCACCTGGGCGGAGCCTTAATGGGCTTTTTCTACGTGAAACTGCTTCAGAATGGTACTGATCTGGGTCGTCCTATTTACTGGTTAGTCGATGGATGGAGCAATTTGTTTAAACCAAAACCGGCCGTGAAGGTGTCCTATCGGCAGCGTAGCAGCGCCAGTGCACAGGGTAGTGTTTATGCATCGACCAGCACATCGGCAACAGCTATTTCAACACCCGACCAGGATGAAGTAGATATGATCCTGGATAAAATTTCTCGATCGGGTTATGAAAGCCTAACCCGCGAAGAGAAACAAAAGCTATTCAGAGCCAGCCAGCGGAATTAA